One stretch of Streptomyces agglomeratus DNA includes these proteins:
- a CDS encoding MATE family efflux transporter: MLTTLLRDSRALAALAVPLVLTQLAQVALTTTDTVMMGLLGTRELAAGGLAIVIFNQVRTMGVGLVTSVGNQVAAAAARAERAAADAGREGAPDGRVEERREEVRAIVRASLAVATLAGVAGAVIMLLIGQVLVRLGQDAAVVELTRTMLLALAPGLLPCLWFQAVRQFTVGMRRPQALLRITIASIAVNAGLNWVLIHGTWGLPKLGLTGIGVATSTVYLLSFVALYASAKRDSELAPLLTLNAAKADPATVKRLIGLGVPIAATYGSEAGFFSVTALMAGAFGPAALAAHTAVNQLVYIVFQVAVGLSHAASIHVSRELALGRTDDARRIKNTALACAGAVMAVVGVVYLTVPRLVLRPFLDSGSGSEQALTIATQLLVVTAFLQFFDCAQNIGVGLLRGLDDTKSGFRITLIGYWAVGLPAAWLLARPLGLDTLGIWLGLLTGLATTAVLLLRRYSSSLAARSGTHSAVAPA; the protein is encoded by the coding sequence ATGCTGACCACGCTCCTGCGCGACAGCCGCGCACTCGCCGCTCTCGCCGTCCCGCTCGTCCTCACGCAGCTCGCCCAGGTCGCGCTCACCACCACCGACACGGTGATGATGGGCCTGCTCGGTACGCGGGAACTGGCGGCGGGCGGCCTCGCCATCGTCATCTTCAACCAGGTGCGCACCATGGGTGTCGGCCTCGTGACCTCCGTCGGCAACCAGGTCGCCGCGGCGGCTGCCCGCGCCGAGCGGGCCGCCGCCGACGCGGGCCGCGAGGGTGCGCCCGACGGCCGGGTGGAGGAGCGGCGCGAGGAAGTGCGCGCCATCGTGCGCGCGAGCCTGGCCGTGGCGACGCTGGCGGGCGTCGCCGGCGCCGTGATCATGCTGCTGATCGGCCAGGTTCTCGTACGGCTCGGCCAGGACGCCGCCGTCGTCGAGCTGACGCGGACCATGCTGCTCGCCCTGGCGCCGGGCCTGCTGCCGTGCCTGTGGTTCCAGGCCGTCCGGCAGTTCACGGTCGGCATGCGCCGGCCGCAGGCGCTGCTCCGGATCACCATCGCGTCCATCGCCGTCAACGCGGGGCTGAACTGGGTGCTGATCCACGGCACCTGGGGGCTGCCGAAGCTGGGTCTCACCGGCATCGGCGTCGCGACGTCCACCGTGTACCTGCTGTCCTTCGTCGCCCTTTACGCGTCGGCGAAGCGGGACAGCGAGCTGGCGCCCCTGCTCACGCTGAACGCGGCCAAGGCCGATCCGGCCACCGTGAAGCGCCTCATCGGGCTCGGCGTGCCGATCGCGGCGACGTACGGCTCGGAAGCGGGCTTCTTCTCCGTCACCGCGCTGATGGCCGGGGCTTTCGGACCCGCCGCGCTCGCCGCGCACACGGCCGTCAACCAGCTCGTCTACATCGTCTTCCAGGTCGCCGTGGGCCTGTCGCACGCCGCGTCCATCCACGTCAGCCGCGAGCTGGCCCTCGGCCGCACCGACGACGCACGCCGCATCAAGAACACCGCGCTCGCCTGCGCGGGGGCCGTCATGGCGGTCGTCGGCGTCGTGTACCTCACCGTCCCCCGGCTGGTCCTGCGCCCCTTCCTGGATTCCGGTTCCGGGTCCGAGCAGGCCCTGACGATCGCCACGCAGCTGCTCGTCGTCACGGCCTTCCTCCAGTTCTTCGACTGCGCGCAGAACATCGGGGTCGGGCTGCTGCGCGGCCTCGACGACACCAAGAGCGGCTTCCGCATCACCCTGATCGGTTACTGGGCGGTCGGGCTCCCGGCGGCCTGGCTCCTCGCCCGCCCTCTGGGTCTCGACACGCTCGGCATCTGGCTCGGGCTGCTCACCGGCCTGGCCACCACAGCCGTGCTGCTGCTTCGCCGTTACTCCAGCTCGCTCGCCGCCCGCTCGGGCACCCATTCGGCAGTAGCGCCCGCGTAG
- a CDS encoding polysaccharide deacetylase family protein, with the protein MATVAVLGAALAGCGSGGGDPQGSLAAPPPTSASASGSASVAPSGRAAPPTLAAGPGGLTPVFERAPDTRTKTVALTFDADMTADQGPRAARGEHFDNPALIASLRRLRVPATVFMTGRWAEEYPDQARSIGRDPLFEIANHSYSHHAFATPCYGLPTVSGQRMRADVERAFAAFRKAGARNVVPYFRFPGGCYDDEALRAIAPAKVTAVQWDVVSGDAFARDGDAVAEQVLAGVRPGSLVVMHCTRSAAPVTAQAIARIVPELRERGYRFVKVSDLMKR; encoded by the coding sequence ATGGCGACGGTGGCGGTCCTCGGTGCGGCCCTCGCGGGATGCGGCAGCGGCGGCGGCGATCCACAGGGGTCGCTCGCCGCCCCGCCGCCGACCTCGGCTTCCGCTTCCGGTTCCGCTTCCGTCGCCCCTTCCGGGCGGGCAGCTCCGCCGACCCTCGCGGCGGGCCCGGGCGGTCTCACCCCGGTCTTCGAACGCGCCCCGGACACCCGTACCAAAACCGTCGCGCTGACCTTCGACGCCGACATGACGGCCGACCAGGGCCCCCGGGCCGCGCGGGGTGAGCACTTCGACAACCCGGCCCTGATCGCCTCCCTGCGCAGGCTGAGGGTCCCGGCGACGGTCTTCATGACGGGCCGCTGGGCCGAGGAGTACCCGGACCAGGCCCGGTCCATCGGGCGGGACCCGCTCTTCGAGATCGCGAACCACTCGTACAGCCACCACGCCTTCGCGACCCCCTGCTACGGCCTGCCGACGGTCTCCGGGCAGCGGATGCGCGCCGACGTGGAGCGTGCCTTCGCCGCGTTCCGCAAGGCCGGGGCGCGGAACGTCGTCCCGTACTTCCGTTTCCCGGGCGGCTGTTACGACGACGAGGCCCTGCGCGCCATCGCCCCGGCGAAGGTGACGGCGGTCCAGTGGGACGTGGTGAGCGGCGACGCCTTCGCCCGCGACGGGGACGCGGTGGCCGAGCAGGTCCTGGCGGGCGTGCGGCCGGGCTCGCTGGTCGTCATGCACTGCACGCGCAGCGCGGCCCCGGTGACCGCGCAGGCGATCGCGCGGATCGTGCCGGAGCTGCGCGAGCGCGGCTACCGCTTCGTGAAGGTCTCCGACCTCATGAAGCGCTGA
- a CDS encoding GNAT family N-acetyltransferase has translation MKEPSFVELDGAVMTALLDRDLAGASAVAGVALTDFFLTDGALWLWRYRLGQIAGDPARARWCGRLAVCGEGGAVVGHGGFHGPPDDAGMVELGYAVDPAFRRRGYARATLTELLRRAAAEPGVTTVRASVRPDNVASLATLAGFGFTATGELWDEEDGMETLYEVPASRFLSAS, from the coding sequence GTGAAAGAGCCGAGTTTCGTGGAGCTGGACGGGGCGGTCATGACGGCCCTGCTGGACCGTGACCTGGCCGGTGCGAGCGCCGTGGCCGGGGTCGCCCTGACCGACTTCTTCCTGACCGACGGCGCGCTGTGGCTGTGGCGCTACCGCCTCGGGCAGATCGCCGGCGACCCGGCACGGGCGCGCTGGTGCGGGCGGCTCGCGGTGTGCGGGGAGGGCGGTGCGGTGGTCGGGCACGGCGGTTTCCACGGGCCGCCCGACGACGCGGGCATGGTCGAGCTGGGGTACGCCGTCGACCCCGCCTTCCGCCGCCGCGGGTACGCCAGGGCCACCCTCACCGAGCTGCTGCGCCGCGCCGCCGCCGAGCCGGGGGTGACCACGGTCCGGGCGTCGGTCCGGCCCGACAACGTGGCGTCCCTGGCCACCCTTGCCGGCTTCGGGTTCACCGCGACAGGCGAACTGTGGGACGAGGAGGACGGCATGGAGACCCTGTACGAGGTGCCGGCCTCCCGCTTCCTCAGCGCTTCATGA
- a CDS encoding AIM24 family protein — protein MKSDLFATENMAQQATAPGMTLQNAKSVKYAVNGEMHARQGSMIAFRGNLQFERKGQGIGGMLKRAVTGEGLALMAVRGQGEAWFAHEAQNCFIVDIDQGDALTVNGRNVLCFDATLSYEIKTVKGAGMTGGGLFNSVFSGYGKLAVICEGNPIVIPVSQQQPVYVDTDAVVGWSAQLNTSLHRSQSVGSMIRGGSGEAVQLMLQGDGFVIVRPSELKPEKAASS, from the coding sequence ATGAAGAGTGATCTTTTTGCCACAGAGAACATGGCGCAGCAGGCCACTGCCCCGGGAATGACCCTCCAGAACGCCAAGTCGGTGAAGTACGCCGTCAATGGCGAGATGCACGCGCGGCAGGGCTCGATGATCGCCTTCCGCGGCAACCTCCAGTTCGAACGCAAGGGCCAGGGCATCGGCGGCATGCTCAAGCGCGCCGTCACCGGCGAGGGGCTGGCGCTGATGGCCGTGCGCGGCCAGGGTGAGGCGTGGTTCGCGCACGAGGCGCAGAACTGCTTCATCGTCGACATAGACCAGGGCGACGCGCTCACCGTGAACGGCCGCAACGTGCTGTGTTTCGACGCGACCCTCTCGTACGAGATCAAGACGGTGAAGGGCGCCGGTATGACCGGCGGCGGCCTCTTCAACAGCGTCTTCTCGGGTTACGGCAAGCTCGCCGTGATCTGCGAGGGCAACCCGATCGTGATCCCCGTGTCGCAGCAGCAGCCCGTGTACGTCGACACCGACGCGGTGGTGGGCTGGAGCGCCCAGCTCAACACGTCGCTGCACCGCTCGCAGTCGGTCGGCTCGATGATCCGCGGCGGCTCGGGCGAGGCGGTCCAGCTGATGCTCCAGGGCGACGGCTTCGTCATCGTCCGGCCGAGCGAGCTGAAGCCCGAGAAGGCGGCGTCCAGCTGA
- a CDS encoding peptidyl-tRNA hydrolase codes for MSSDSIPGTPDVPDSPFRHEPTARDEAPQFVLPLVVHIEKDDPPARTDALETAARAVLVMLSDERSLGEGEWAGVMRLWQDARIRKVVRRARGAEWRKASALPGITVTGKAAEVRVFPPVPLDGWPKELAKLQVSGTDLDDPLPPPPAAPDGAVLWLSPDLDMSAGKAMAQAGHGAQLAWWDLPEAEREAWRAAGFPLAVRTPEAGRWRELTAGGLPIVRDAGFTEIAPGSCTVVADHPALRRAPRA; via the coding sequence GTGAGCAGCGACAGCATTCCCGGCACCCCGGACGTCCCGGACAGCCCCTTCCGGCACGAGCCGACGGCACGCGACGAGGCCCCGCAGTTCGTGCTTCCCCTGGTCGTCCACATCGAGAAGGACGACCCGCCGGCCCGTACGGACGCCCTGGAGACCGCGGCCCGCGCGGTGCTGGTGATGCTGTCCGACGAGCGGTCGCTGGGCGAGGGCGAGTGGGCCGGGGTGATGCGGCTCTGGCAGGACGCCCGGATCCGCAAGGTGGTGCGGCGGGCGCGCGGCGCGGAGTGGCGCAAGGCGTCCGCGCTGCCGGGCATCACGGTCACGGGGAAGGCGGCTGAGGTGCGTGTCTTCCCGCCCGTACCGCTGGACGGCTGGCCCAAGGAGCTGGCGAAGCTCCAGGTATCGGGCACGGACCTGGACGATCCGCTGCCGCCGCCCCCGGCCGCCCCCGACGGCGCGGTGCTGTGGCTCAGCCCGGACCTCGACATGTCGGCGGGCAAGGCGATGGCGCAGGCCGGTCACGGGGCCCAACTGGCGTGGTGGGACCTGCCGGAGGCGGAGCGCGAGGCGTGGAGGGCCGCCGGCTTCCCGCTCGCCGTCCGTACGCCCGAGGCGGGCCGGTGGCGCGAACTCACCGCGGGCGGGCTGCCGATAGTGCGGGACGCGGGCTTCACGGAGATCGCGCCCGGCTCCTGCACGGTGGTCGCCGACCACCCGGCACTGCGCCGGGCGCCCCGCGCCTAA
- a CDS encoding DUF4142 domain-containing protein: MRRINGTALIIAALVATIGALAFPVWSYADRSGTGQANLNASTVATQWGPLSATDRDFLVKVRLAGLWELPAGQQAIERAPSEAIKEAGDHLIVGHADLDKRARKVAAQLNVPLPNQPNEQQQGWLRELSAASGPEYERKFANLLRNAHGKVFALVAQVRHTTRNALIRQLASDANQTVLDHITMLEATGLVDFDALANEAAGNATASPSGPPAPDNSITVPSPPAAVPTGNPPVTSRPSAQPEGEIGSPAVNTNRPEPAP; this comes from the coding sequence TTGCGACGCATCAACGGAACAGCACTCATCATCGCGGCACTTGTCGCCACCATCGGCGCGCTCGCCTTCCCCGTGTGGTCCTACGCGGACCGGTCGGGCACCGGCCAGGCCAACCTCAACGCGTCCACGGTCGCCACGCAGTGGGGCCCGTTGTCCGCCACCGACCGGGATTTCCTGGTGAAGGTGCGGCTGGCGGGCCTGTGGGAGCTGCCCGCCGGACAGCAGGCGATCGAACGCGCGCCCAGTGAGGCGATCAAGGAGGCCGGCGACCACCTGATCGTCGGCCACGCCGATCTCGACAAGCGGGCCCGCAAGGTGGCCGCCCAGCTCAACGTGCCGCTCCCGAACCAGCCCAACGAGCAGCAGCAGGGCTGGCTCAGGGAGCTGTCGGCGGCGAGCGGTCCGGAGTACGAGCGCAAGTTCGCCAACCTGCTGCGCAACGCGCACGGCAAGGTCTTCGCCCTCGTGGCCCAGGTGCGGCACACGACCCGCAACGCGCTGATACGTCAGCTCGCCAGCGACGCGAACCAGACCGTCCTCGACCACATCACCATGCTGGAGGCCACGGGCCTCGTCGACTTCGACGCCCTGGCGAACGAGGCGGCGGGCAACGCGACGGCGAGCCCCTCGGGTCCGCCGGCGCCCGACAACTCGATCACGGTCCCCTCACCGCCGGCCGCCGTACCGACCGGCAACCCGCCCGTCACCTCACGGCCTTCCGCGCAGCCGGAGGGCGAGATCGGCAGCCCCGCGGTGAACACGAACCGCCCGGAACCGGCGCCGTAA
- a CDS encoding DUF692 domain-containing protein, whose product MERLGRLGTGIGWRPETADAVERLPDVDWVEAVAENLCPGHLPDSLLRLRARGTKVIPHGVSLGLGGADRPDADRLADLAARVEALDAPLVTEHIAFVRAGGPLTASPRLEAGHLLPVPRTWDALDVLCENVRIAQDALPVPLALENIAALINWPGEDMTEGQFLAELVDRTGVRLLIDVANLHTNHVNRGEDPSAALDELPVEAIAYVHVAGGIEKDGVWHDTHAHPVTRPVLDILADLRSRTDPPGVLLERDDNFPPAQELARELAEIRTALAPPATAAPPRTAAARPARRPAPGPRPAAGAGEGNSARTRVAVAQTALLSALVAGTPAPAGFDSARLGVQSRALAGKRADVVSKIAPELPEILGSGYRAAFLTYARSRPMSAGYRRDALDFAEHLLADGRPGDEAARRRLTHWWQDRVAPHPPRRTTRFVRAARAALVRK is encoded by the coding sequence ATGGAGCGTCTTGGGCGTCTGGGTACGGGTATCGGCTGGCGGCCGGAGACAGCGGACGCGGTGGAGCGGTTGCCGGATGTCGACTGGGTGGAGGCGGTGGCGGAGAACCTCTGCCCCGGCCACCTCCCCGACTCCCTCCTGAGGCTGCGCGCCCGCGGTACGAAGGTGATCCCGCACGGCGTCTCCCTGGGGCTGGGCGGCGCGGACCGCCCGGACGCGGACCGGCTGGCGGACCTGGCGGCGCGGGTGGAAGCCCTGGACGCGCCCCTGGTCACGGAGCACATCGCGTTCGTACGGGCGGGCGGCCCCCTCACGGCGAGCCCGCGTCTGGAGGCCGGTCATCTGCTGCCGGTGCCGCGCACCTGGGACGCGCTGGACGTGCTGTGCGAGAACGTGCGCATCGCGCAGGACGCGCTGCCGGTGCCGCTGGCGCTGGAGAACATCGCGGCGCTGATCAACTGGCCCGGCGAGGACATGACGGAGGGCCAGTTCCTGGCGGAGCTGGTGGACCGTACCGGCGTACGCCTCCTGATCGACGTGGCCAACCTGCACACCAACCACGTGAACCGGGGCGAGGACCCGTCGGCCGCGCTCGACGAGCTGCCGGTGGAGGCGATCGCGTACGTCCATGTGGCGGGCGGGATCGAGAAGGACGGGGTGTGGCACGACACGCACGCCCACCCGGTGACCCGGCCGGTCCTCGACATCCTGGCGGACCTCCGCTCCCGCACGGACCCCCCGGGTGTCCTCCTGGAGCGCGACGACAACTTCCCGCCGGCGCAGGAGCTGGCCCGCGAGCTGGCCGAGATCCGCACGGCCCTCGCACCTCCTGCCACCGCCGCCCCGCCGCGGACGGCGGCGGCTCGCCCCGCCCGGCGGCCGGCACCCGGCCCGCGGCCCGCGGCAGGGGCCGGGGAGGGGAACAGCGCGCGCACCCGGGTCGCGGTCGCGCAGACGGCGCTGCTCTCCGCGCTCGTCGCCGGGACGCCCGCGCCCGCGGGCTTCGACTCCGCGCGCCTGGGCGTCCAGAGCCGGGCGCTCGCCGGGAAGCGGGCCGATGTCGTGTCGAAGATCGCGCCCGAGCTCCCGGAGATCCTCGGTTCCGGCTACCGGGCCGCCTTCCTCACGTACGCCAGGTCCCGCCCCATGTCTGCGGGTTACCGGCGCGACGCGCTCGACTTCGCCGAGCACCTGCTGGCCGACGGCAGGCCCGGGGACGAGGCCGCCCGCAGGCGGCTGACCCACTGGTGGCAGGACCGGGTGGCACCGCACCCGCCCCGCCGTACGACCCGATTCGTCCGTGCGGCGCGCGCCGCACTCGTCCGGAAGTGA
- a CDS encoding TIGR04222 domain-containing membrane protein has product MTVLTLLIVSAVVAACVVLTRSVSALHDGRGGGPAPAHDLMEVAFLNGGPARVVDTALTTMYADGRLAIGGPGIVSARSTVAHDPVERAVLAELAAAPNGALHTLRHAVMLSAPVQEIGDGLAFRGLMVPPGAGRGRRNGSIALLVACFAGLPATLVASVVSAATGHFTVLFPVLVLPALIAGIICGSVNAGRAGARVTPAGRAAAGRFALAHPDDGRPGRLVAVHGLRALPDPVLQDQLRTAARLTPRVSRTATRVPAPDSTGSYAAAAMVWCAGSAPGHSGCGSDSGSGSGGSGCSGGGSGCGSGGSGCGSSSGSSCSSGSSSSCSSGSSSSSGSSCGSSS; this is encoded by the coding sequence ATGACCGTCCTCACCCTGCTGATCGTGTCCGCCGTGGTCGCGGCCTGCGTCGTACTGACCCGAAGCGTCTCCGCGCTCCACGACGGCCGGGGCGGCGGCCCCGCCCCGGCCCACGACCTCATGGAGGTCGCGTTCCTCAACGGCGGCCCCGCCCGCGTCGTGGACACCGCCCTCACCACGATGTACGCCGACGGCCGCCTCGCGATCGGCGGCCCCGGCATCGTCTCGGCGCGGAGCACCGTCGCACACGACCCGGTGGAGCGGGCCGTGCTCGCCGAACTCGCCGCCGCGCCCAACGGCGCACTGCACACCCTGCGGCACGCCGTGATGCTCAGCGCCCCGGTGCAGGAGATCGGTGACGGCCTGGCGTTCCGCGGCCTCATGGTCCCGCCGGGAGCCGGGCGCGGCCGGCGCAACGGCAGCATCGCCTTGCTGGTGGCCTGCTTCGCCGGGCTGCCCGCCACCCTCGTGGCGTCGGTCGTGTCGGCCGCCACCGGCCACTTCACCGTCCTGTTCCCCGTCCTGGTGCTGCCCGCCCTGATCGCCGGAATCATCTGCGGCTCCGTCAACGCGGGCCGGGCCGGTGCCCGGGTCACCCCGGCAGGCCGGGCGGCGGCCGGGAGGTTCGCCCTCGCGCACCCCGACGACGGCCGCCCCGGCCGTCTCGTGGCGGTGCACGGGCTGCGGGCGCTGCCCGACCCCGTGCTCCAGGACCAGTTGCGCACGGCGGCGCGGCTGACACCCCGCGTCTCCCGGACCGCAACCCGTGTCCCCGCGCCGGACAGCACCGGCTCGTACGCGGCCGCCGCCATGGTCTGGTGCGCCGGATCGGCCCCCGGCCATTCGGGCTGCGGCAGCGACTCGGGCTCCGGATCGGGCGGCTCCGGCTGTTCCGGCGGCGGGTCGGGCTGCGGCAGCGGCGGGTCCGGCTGCGGGTCGAGCTCCGGTTCCAGTTGCAGCTCGGGCTCCAGCTCCAGTTGCAGCTCGGGCTCCAGCTCCAGCTCGGGCTCCAGCTGCGGCAGCAGCTCCTGA
- a CDS encoding alpha/beta hydrolase, translating to MRALAMYGTLASVGSLVLTALVAAPAGSAESTASPEIRGTAAAAHRAAAAGITFGACPKSEGLPGHVRCGSVKVPLDYAEPGGRQISLTVSRARATGKPAARQGALVYNPGGPGASSMFFPMAGVLPEWKRLAAAYDLVGYAPRGVGRSAPLSCQKPSELAQAPSEAPTYPSHAYKKERKARARAYADGCARTAGDALRHYTSLNNARDLDVLRAALGEKKLTFMGASYGTYFGALYATLFPSHVRRMVFDSAVNPAPGQIWYRNNLDQSLAFERRWLDFRTWVAKHDRTYHLGTTPEAVLAAYEKVRAGLSRKPAGGRVGTAQLQSALLSAGYYDDYWAMRATALSEYLKGNPKPLIEQASPRAESARDDENSKAVYTAVECNDAPWPTEWWVWDRDNSLLAARAPFETWDNAWMNLPCAYWSVPRQEPLDVGTRPGELPPTLILAAERDAATPYPGALELQRRLAGSVLVTERDAGTHGIGGGANKCVNGHLETYLLTGRTPVRRADCAPHREPNPVSLDKRAVAKEPAPTV from the coding sequence ATGAGAGCACTGGCGATGTACGGGACCCTGGCGTCCGTCGGCTCCCTGGTCCTGACCGCCCTCGTCGCCGCCCCCGCCGGCAGCGCCGAATCCACCGCCTCCCCGGAGATCCGCGGCACGGCGGCGGCCGCCCACCGCGCGGCCGCCGCCGGTATCACGTTCGGCGCCTGCCCCAAGTCCGAGGGGCTGCCCGGACACGTCAGGTGCGGCAGCGTCAAGGTCCCCCTCGACTACGCCGAACCCGGCGGCCGTCAGATCTCACTGACCGTCAGCCGCGCCCGGGCGACCGGGAAGCCGGCGGCCCGCCAGGGCGCGCTCGTCTACAACCCGGGCGGCCCCGGCGCCTCCAGCATGTTCTTCCCGATGGCGGGCGTGCTGCCCGAGTGGAAACGGCTGGCAGCGGCGTACGACCTCGTCGGCTACGCCCCGCGCGGCGTCGGCCGCTCGGCCCCGCTGTCCTGCCAGAAGCCCTCGGAGCTCGCCCAGGCGCCCAGCGAGGCCCCGACGTACCCCTCCCACGCGTACAAGAAGGAACGCAAGGCGCGGGCCAGGGCGTACGCCGACGGCTGTGCCCGCACGGCGGGCGACGCGCTGCGCCACTACACCTCGCTCAACAACGCCCGTGACCTCGACGTGCTGCGCGCGGCGCTCGGCGAGAAGAAGCTGACCTTCATGGGCGCGTCGTACGGCACCTACTTCGGCGCGCTGTACGCGACGCTCTTCCCGTCCCACGTGCGCCGCATGGTCTTCGACTCGGCGGTCAATCCCGCCCCGGGGCAGATCTGGTACCGCAACAACCTCGACCAGTCGCTCGCCTTCGAGAGGCGCTGGCTGGACTTCCGTACCTGGGTCGCCAAGCACGACAGGACGTACCACCTGGGCACCACGCCCGAAGCGGTCCTCGCCGCGTACGAGAAGGTGCGCGCCGGGCTCTCGCGCAAGCCGGCGGGCGGCAGGGTGGGCACCGCCCAGCTCCAGTCGGCGCTGCTGAGCGCCGGTTACTACGACGACTACTGGGCGATGCGCGCCACGGCGCTGTCGGAGTACCTGAAGGGCAACCCGAAGCCCCTGATCGAGCAGGCGTCGCCGAGGGCCGAGTCGGCGCGCGACGACGAGAACAGCAAGGCCGTCTACACCGCTGTCGAGTGCAACGACGCGCCGTGGCCGACCGAGTGGTGGGTGTGGGACCGGGACAACAGCCTGCTCGCGGCGCGCGCGCCCTTCGAGACGTGGGACAACGCGTGGATGAACCTGCCGTGCGCGTACTGGAGCGTTCCGCGCCAGGAGCCTCTGGACGTCGGTACGCGGCCGGGTGAGCTGCCCCCGACGCTGATCCTGGCCGCCGAGCGGGACGCGGCGACGCCGTACCCGGGGGCGCTGGAACTTCAGCGGCGGCTGGCCGGTTCCGTGCTGGTCACCGAGCGGGACGCCGGCACGCACGGGATCGGCGGCGGGGCGAACAAGTGCGTCAACGGCCATCTGGAGACGTATCTCCTGACCGGTCGGACACCGGTGCGGCGCGCGGACTGCGCGCCGCACCGGGAGCCGAACCCGGTGTCGCTGGACAAGCGGGCCGTGGCCAAGGAGCCGGCGCCCACTGTCTGA
- the hemQ gene encoding hydrogen peroxide-dependent heme synthase: MTDAPETVTSPRGPNAGKKAKDLNDVIRYTLWSVFKLRDVLPEDRAGYADEVQELFDQLAAKDVTVRGTYDVSGLRADADVMIWWHAETADQLQEAYNLFRRTKLGRALEPVWSNMALHRPAEFNKSHIPAFLADETPRNYVSVYPFVRSYDWYLLPDEDRRRMLADHGKMARGYPDVRANTVASFSLGDYEWLLAFEADELYRIVDLMRHLRASEARMHVREEVPFYTGRRKSVADLVAGLA; this comes from the coding sequence ATGACTGATGCTCCGGAGACTGTGACATCCCCCCGAGGCCCCAACGCCGGCAAGAAGGCGAAGGACCTCAACGACGTCATCCGCTACACCCTGTGGTCCGTCTTCAAGCTGCGGGACGTGCTGCCGGAGGACCGCGCCGGGTACGCCGACGAGGTCCAGGAGCTGTTCGACCAGCTCGCCGCCAAGGACGTCACCGTGCGCGGCACCTACGACGTGTCGGGGCTGCGCGCCGACGCGGACGTCATGATCTGGTGGCACGCAGAGACCGCGGACCAGCTCCAGGAGGCGTACAACCTCTTCCGCCGCACCAAGCTGGGCCGCGCGCTGGAGCCGGTCTGGTCGAACATGGCGCTGCACCGTCCCGCCGAGTTCAACAAGTCGCACATCCCGGCCTTCCTGGCCGACGAGACGCCGCGCAACTACGTCTCCGTCTACCCCTTCGTGCGCTCGTACGACTGGTACCTGCTGCCCGACGAGGACCGTCGCCGCATGCTCGCCGACCACGGCAAGATGGCGCGCGGCTACCCGGACGTGCGCGCCAACACGGTCGCCTCGTTCTCGCTCGGCGACTACGAGTGGCTGCTCGCGTTCGAGGCCGACGAGCTCTACCGCATCGTCGACCTCATGCGTCACCTGCGCGCCTCCGAGGCCCGCATGCACGTGCGTGAAGAGGTGCCGTTCTACACCGGCCGCCGCAAGTCGGTCGCGGACCTGGTCGCCGGCCTGGCCTGA